The genomic interval CTAgagtttggtaatttttagtaatgctaaattagtaattattttgtCAAGAGTGAATTCATTAATGCTTGTTCTTACATGGTGTGATTAGTTAGGACACTCATATGACAGAAATCTAATCGAAGAGGCGTCTATTTCGGTACCAGTAGCAGACCCACGATTAATTGATCACAAGGGCCCACAAATGGCCCAAAAACAGAACATAACACCAGAGAAACAAAACCGACCCTGGCCTGATATAGACACGATACACTACGATTAGGAGTTGAAGGGCAGTTTGAAGCGAAGGGcaggaaagaaaaatggagacAGTGCCTAGCGCAGTGTTAAACAAAGAGATACTGGGAAGATTGGACATTGAGGCGCTATGCTCGCTTGCATGTGTCAACAGAGCTTTACGCTTCTCAGTGGAGTCCCAAGCACTTCCTTCTTTGTCTTCTCTTCATCTCAGCGTAGGATCATTCCCTCTTTCGACCTGCATGTATGTATTATTACTTTTGTGTACTGACGACATGTGATCGCATGGAAACGATTGGCAGACTATATCTCCCGGTGGCCAGACTCTGATTCACATTCTGGGTCGGTGCAAAGCCCTCTGCAGTCTCACACTCAACTGCCTCCGCCTCCAAGATCACTCACTGTGCGCTTTCCTTACTCCAAGAATCCGTGAGCTGAATTTATGGTGCTGCTCCTCGCTGTCGTATCAAATCCTTGCTTCCATTGGACATAACTGTCCCAATCTTAGGTGAGGGCCACCGTCATCTACCTATTTGCTCACAGTTTCGAACTTATCATACAGGTTGCCAGAATGGACAAATGGGTACTGCTAGACTTCAATTTTGACTCGAAATAGACGATTATGGATTTAATTCATGCAATTTGTATTATTGTTTCCTTGCATTTTCACTGTACCTGTGTTAGGCTACTGTCATTTCTCCTATTTTAGCAAAAGAAGAGAACAATAGACTAATATAATCTGTTTGATGGAGCGTACCTCATTTGTTTCAGTTTGGCTAAAggtatatttatttgaagcaTTTTGCTGCAATGAACAAGTTTTTCTGTACCTTGTTGTCAGGGTGCTTATGCTGGAATTGGCAGACAAGGAATCACCTCATGTATTCGAAAATAATCTTGCCATAATGCTTACTAGTTGCTTGCAATTGGAAGTAAGTTATTTTAGCtaaaccatttttcttcagttgtttttatatttgttttggatAAATTGAAAGTTAAATGAAAAGTCATGTTTGTCTACTGAAGCATGTTTCTTTTCTATCATTAGTCTCTTTCTCTCAAAATTCGAGGATTTGGGGTTGAGGTTGATGCATGTGCATTCCAGTCCATTATATTTTTCCTTCCCAGTACTATCAAATCACTGAAGTTGCAGCCAGTACTTGAGCGTGATGCATTCTTTCTCATAAGGAGAATCGGTAGAAACCTTATGGAGACAGTGCAACCCCCCATCCTTACTTCCTCATACTACTCCAGTTTCAACTTGCGGAGCTTGTCACTTGTTTTAGATGTAATAACTGATGAGTTGCTTATAACCATCACCGCGTCTCTTCCTTTTCTGGTAGAGTTGGATCTTGAGGACAGACCAAACACGGAACCATTGGCACGCCTTGACTTAACCAGCAGCGGGCTTCAGTCCCTTGGTTCCTGTCATCATTTGACTGGCCTCTCTCTTACTCGATGTAGACACAATCACCAAGGAACATTTAAAAGAGTAAACGATATGGGCATGTTTCTACTTTCTGAAGGTTGCAAAGGCCTGGAGTCGGTGAGACTTGGTGGATTCTCCAAAGTAAGTGATGCTGGTTTTGCTGCAATTTTACTTTCCTGCCAcagcttaaaaaaatttgaagtccGTAGTGCCTCTTTTCTGTCAGATTTGGCATTTCATGATCTCACTGGGGTTCCATGTGCCCTTGTTGAGGTGAGATTATTATGGTGCAGGCTAATAACTAGTGAAACTGTGAAGAAATTAGCCTCCTCTAGGAACTTGGAGGTTCTTGATCTAGGTGGTTGCAAGAGCATTGCAGATACGTGCCTTAGATCTATTTCATGTCTCCGAAAGTTAACTGCACTGAATCTCACAGGAGCTGATATTACTGATTCTGGTTTATCCATTCTTGCTCAGGGGAATCTGCCTATCATGAATTTGTGTCTTAGAGGCTGTAAGAGGGTGACTGACAAGGGAATTTCTCATTTGCTGTGCGTTGGAGGGACAATTAGCCAATCTTTGACAACCCTGGATTTAGGTTACATGCCAGGTATATCAGATGATGGGATTCTGACAATTGCCGCAGCTGGTATAGGGATTATTGATTTGTGTGTTAGATCTTGCTTTTATGTGACTGATGCTTCAGTGGAAGCATTGGCTAGAAAGCAACCGGACCAAGAGAAGAGTAAACAACTAAGAAGGCTTGATCTTTGCAACTGCATTGGTTTGTCAGTTGATTCACTAAGATGGCTAAAAAGGCCTTCATTTCGAGGATTACATTGGCTTGGTATTGGACAGACTCGTTTGGCTAGCAAAGGAAATCCTGTTATCACAGAAATTCACAATGAACGACCATGGCTGACGTTTTGCTTGGATGGCTGTGAAATAGGATGCCATGATGGATGGCAGTTCCATGAATCAGGATTTATTTGATCCTACACACTTGTGCTGCATTAGGACTTTTTGAGACTGAGTAATGATACataactcaattttttttaactcaaatttcatcttaaatgatatgtcatttattgtgtggttggtaattttttacaaaatttaagtaaattaattatattatctcgCCAATTAGTTGATGAATATCCTATCATTTGAGACAATTttctgtgaaaaaaaaaattgtattgtgTAGCGTTGCTTTTTGAGATTATACGTGTGGCATGCCTGACCTATATTACTACTGTTTAATGCTATTTGAATAGGAGCTCAAATCAGGATGCTGTACATGGGCTGGTAACAAGAAATATCTTGTGAATTTGGCCTACCTGCCAAAACAATGTATTTTAGCCTGTATCTGACAACTAGATCTGCTTGGATATCTCCGTTTTGTCAGAGACTCAAAAGTTGAAGCTGAATACAGTTAAGGGTGCAAGCAGCTTTTAGCTTCCAGTTAAGGGTGCAAGCAGTGACTTTTAGCTTGCAAACATCATGGCCTTAAATCAAATGATGTCCACtgaatacattttttttgctCAAATACGGCAAATACCGATGTGTATTACGCATCTTTCTAAGTCGGCACCATGATGCAAACAAATAATAGTTGCAAATTACTAATATTAGTCTCCATGAAATTCCTATTAACAGTAGACTAATTCATGAAGTGAGTTCAGAAGAAGCAACCTAAACAAGAAATCAAGGtgcaagaaaacaatttctgCTTACCTTATTTTATTACCGGGATTATAAAACAATTTCTGTTAATAGTGGTATTGGAACAAAGTCTTATCAGTAATGTTTTTGTTTGCACACTGTTCAATCCTGCCTGAGAAGCTCCAAACTCTTGGGAGTACTAGGCATTTTAATATTA from Citrus sinensis cultivar Valencia sweet orange chromosome 9, DVS_A1.0, whole genome shotgun sequence carries:
- the LOC102619389 gene encoding F-box protein At-B isoform X1, which produces METVPSAVLNKEILGRLDIEALCSLACVNRALRFSVESQALPSLSSLHLSTISPGGQTLIHILGRCKALCSLTLNCLRLQDHSLCAFLTPRIRELNLWCCSSLSYQILASIGHNCPNLRVLMLELADKESPHVFENNLAIMLTSCLQLESLSLKIRGFGVEVDACAFQSIIFFLPSTIKSLKLQPVLERDAFFLIRRIGRNLMETVQPPILTSSYYSSFNLRSLSLVLDVITDELLITITASLPFLVELDLEDRPNTEPLARLDLTSSGLQSLGSCHHLTGLSLTRCRHNHQGTFKRVNDMGMFLLSEGCKGLESVRLGGFSKVSDAGFAAILLSCHSLKKFEVRSASFLSDLAFHDLTGVPCALVEVRLLWCRLITSETVKKLASSRNLEVLDLGGCKSIADTCLRSISCLRKLTALNLTGADITDSGLSILAQGNLPIMNLCLRGCKRVTDKGISHLLCVGGTISQSLTTLDLGYMPGISDDGILTIAAAGIGIIDLCVRSCFYVTDASVEALARKQPDQEKSKQLRRLDLCNCIGLSVDSLRWLKRPSFRGLHWLGIGQTRLASKGNPVITEIHNERPWLTFCLDGCEIGCHDGWQFHESGFI
- the LOC102619389 gene encoding F-box protein At-B isoform X2, whose translation is METVPSAVLNKEILGRLDIEALCSLACVNRALRFSVESQALPSLSSLHLSTISPGGQTLIHILGRCKALCSLTLNCLRLQDHSLCAFLTPRIRELNLWCCSSLSYQILASIGHNCPNLRVLMLELADKESPHVFENNLAIMLTSCLQLEPVLERDAFFLIRRIGRNLMETVQPPILTSSYYSSFNLRSLSLVLDVITDELLITITASLPFLVELDLEDRPNTEPLARLDLTSSGLQSLGSCHHLTGLSLTRCRHNHQGTFKRVNDMGMFLLSEGCKGLESVRLGGFSKVSDAGFAAILLSCHSLKKFEVRSASFLSDLAFHDLTGVPCALVEVRLLWCRLITSETVKKLASSRNLEVLDLGGCKSIADTCLRSISCLRKLTALNLTGADITDSGLSILAQGNLPIMNLCLRGCKRVTDKGISHLLCVGGTISQSLTTLDLGYMPGISDDGILTIAAAGIGIIDLCVRSCFYVTDASVEALARKQPDQEKSKQLRRLDLCNCIGLSVDSLRWLKRPSFRGLHWLGIGQTRLASKGNPVITEIHNERPWLTFCLDGCEIGCHDGWQFHESGFI
- the LOC102619389 gene encoding F-box protein At-B isoform X3; this encodes METVPSAVLNKEILGRLDIEALCSLACVNRALRFSVESQALPSLSSLHLSTISPGGQTLIHILGRCKALCSLTLNCLRLQDHSLCAFLTPRIRELNLWCCSSLSYQILASIGHNCPNLRVLMLELADKESPHVFENNLAIMLTSCLQLESLSLKIRGFGVEVDACAFQSIIFFLPSTIKSLKLQPVLERDAFFLIRRIGRNLMETVQPPILTSSYYSSFNLRSLSLVLDVITDELLITITASLPFLVELDLEDRPNTEPLARLDLTSSGLQSLGSCHHLTGLSLTRCRHNHQGTFKRVNDMGMFLLSEGCKGLESVRLGGFSKGNLPIMNLCLRGCKRVTDKGISHLLCVGGTISQSLTTLDLGYMPGISDDGILTIAAAGIGIIDLCVRSCFYVTDASVEALARKQPDQEKSKQLRRLDLCNCIGLSVDSLRWLKRPSFRGLHWLGIGQTRLASKGNPVITEIHNERPWLTFCLDGCEIGCHDGWQFHESGFI
- the LOC102619389 gene encoding F-box protein At-B isoform X4; this encodes MLELADKESPHVFENNLAIMLTSCLQLESLSLKIRGFGVEVDACAFQSIIFFLPSTIKSLKLQPVLERDAFFLIRRIGRNLMETVQPPILTSSYYSSFNLRSLSLVLDVITDELLITITASLPFLVELDLEDRPNTEPLARLDLTSSGLQSLGSCHHLTGLSLTRCRHNHQGTFKRVNDMGMFLLSEGCKGLESVRLGGFSKVSDAGFAAILLSCHSLKKFEVRSASFLSDLAFHDLTGVPCALVEVRLLWCRLITSETVKKLASSRNLEVLDLGGCKSIADTCLRSISCLRKLTALNLTGADITDSGLSILAQGNLPIMNLCLRGCKRVTDKGISHLLCVGGTISQSLTTLDLGYMPGISDDGILTIAAAGIGIIDLCVRSCFYVTDASVEALARKQPDQEKSKQLRRLDLCNCIGLSVDSLRWLKRPSFRGLHWLGIGQTRLASKGNPVITEIHNERPWLTFCLDGCEIGCHDGWQFHESGFI